The sequence CCGATATCAAACTTCTATGAAAGCAGATGTATCAGCAACTGCTAATAGCCAATCATCCCAACTGACCTGACATCACACATTAGAAAAACATTCGCTTCGTCTATTTCCTCCGTATAACGCAAAAAACCACTCATCCAGCATGGACGAGTGGTATGTGTACTAAGCATTGATAACAATTAACTGCTTCTCTACCACTTCCCTCCGCTAGTGTTAACCAGATCAGGTTCAAAGGGTCCGAATGATTCGTCTCAGCCAATTGGCTCCCCCAGTGCTCTTCGATATGAGATTAATTTACAGGGTAATAATAACACATCGGTTAAAAATATCCAACCATTTTATTTAATTCGATGTTTAATTATGATTCTCCGAGGGAAGATTTATACTAAGAAGATAATCAGCAGAAAGGATGTTTTAATTAATGGCAAAAATACAAGAAATAAGATCAGAACTAAGATCAAAAGATCAGGATAAGCTAGAAAAGCTAATTGAAGGCTTAAATGTCGACTTAGCGAACGAATATGCAGCTACGATCATGTATACGTATCACGCATCTGTCGTATCCGGTTTATATCGTTCACTGCTTAAACCATTCTTTGAAGATGAAATAAATGATGAAATGGGACATGCTTTATATTTATCAAACAAAATTAAAACTCTAGGTGGTACTCCGACTACTACTCCTGCTAAAGTAGAACAGCATACGAAAGT is a genomic window of Gracilibacillus salinarum containing:
- a CDS encoding ferritin-like domain-containing protein yields the protein MAKIQEIRSELRSKDQDKLEKLIEGLNVDLANEYAATIMYTYHASVVSGLYRSLLKPFFEDEINDEMGHALYLSNKIKTLGGTPTTTPAKVEQHTKVEDMLEATFKAEKETIERYETRKQQAEELGLTELSIQLDDMIADETKHKEETQRLLADTSFFK